Proteins from a single region of Macaca fascicularis isolate 582-1 chromosome 17, T2T-MFA8v1.1:
- the PCDH20 gene encoding protocadherin-20, protein MRGRGNARSSRALGVSWYPATWHPRLDMGRLHRPRSSTSHRNLPHLFLFFLFVEPFSCLASHSRATELLYSLNEGLPAGVLIGSLAEDLRLLPRSAGRLDPHSQLPERTGAEWNPPLSFSLASRGLSGQYVTLDNRSGELHTSAQEIDREALCLEGGGGTAWGGSVSISSSPSSDSCLLLLDVLVLPQEYFRFVKVKIAIRDINDNAPQFPVSQISVWVPENAPVNTRLAIEHPAVDPDVGINGVQTYRLLDYHGMFTLDVEENENGERTPYLIVMGALDRETQDQYVSIIIAEDGGSPPLLGSATLTIGISDINDNCPLFTDSQINVTVYGNATVGTPIAAVQAVDKDLGTNAQITYSYSQKVPQASKDLFHLDENTGVIKLFNKIGGSVLQSHKLTILANGPGCIPAVITALVSVIKVIFRPPEIVPRYIANEIDGVVYLKELEPVNTPIAFFTIRDPEGKYKVNCYLDGEGPFRLSPYKPYNNEYLLETTKPMDYELQQFYEVAVVAWNSEGFHVKRVIKVQLLDDNDNAPIFLQPLIELTIEENNSPNAFLTKLYATDADSGERGQVSYFLGPDAPSYFSLDSVTGILTVSTQLDREEKERYRYTVRAVDGGKPPRESVATVALTVLDKNDNSPRFINKDFSFFVPENFPGYGEIGVISVTDADAGRNGWVALSVVNQSDIFVIDTGKGMLRAKVSLDREQQSSYTLWVEAVDGGEPALSSTAKITILLLDINDNPPLVLFPQSNMSYLLVLPSTLPGSPVTEVYAVDKDTGMNAVIAYSIIGRRGPRPESFRIDPKTGNITLEEALLQTDYGLHRLLVKVSDHGYPEPLHSTVMVNLFVNDTVSNESYIESLLRKEPEINIEEKEPQISIEPTHRKVESVSCMPTLVALSVISLGSITLVTGMGIYICLRKGKKHPREDENLEVQIPLKGKIDLHMRERKPMDISNI, encoded by the exons ATGCGCGGCCGAGGGAATGCGCGCAGCTCGCGGGCCTTGGGAGTGAGCTGGTACCCGGCGACCTGGCACCCGCGCCTGGATATGGGGCGTCTACATCGTCCCAGGAGCAGCACCAGCCACAGGAACCTGCCG catctgtttctgtttttcctcttcGTGGAACCCTTCAGCTGCCTCGCGAGTCACAGCCGGGCCACCGAGCTTCTGTACAGCCTGAACGAGGGACTGCCCGCGGGGGTGCTCATCGGCAGCCTGGCCGAGGACCTGCGGCTGCTGCCCCGGTCTGCAGGGAGGCTGGACCCGCATTCGCAGCTGCCAGAGCGCACCGGTGCTGAGTGGAACCCCCCTCTCTCTTTCAGCCTGGCCTCCCGGGGACTGAGTGGCCAGTACGTGACCCTAGACAACCGCTCTGGGGAGCTGCACACTTCAGCTCAGGAGATCGACAGGGAGGCCCTGTGTCTTGAAGGGGGCGGAGGGACCGCGTGGGGCGGCAGCGTTTccatctcctcctctccttcttctgACTCTTGTCTTTTACTGCTGGATGTGCTTGTCCTGCCTCAGGAATATTTCAGGTTTGTGAAGGTGAAGATCGCCATAAGAGACATCAATGACAATGCCCCACAGTTCCCTGTTTCCCAAATCTCGGTGTGGGTCCCGGAAAATGCACCTGTAAACACCCGATTGGCCATAGAGCATCCTGCTGTGGACCCAGATGTAGGCATTAATGGGGTACAGACCTATCGCTTACTGGACTACCATGGTATGTTCACCCTGGACGTGGAGGAAAATGAGAACGGGGAGCGCACCCCCTACCTAATTGTCATGGGTGCTTTGGACAGGGAAACCCAGGACCAATATGTGAGCATCATCATAGCTGAGGATGGTGGATCTCCACCACTTTTGGGCAGTGCCACCCTCACCATTGGCATAAGTGACATTAATGACAATTGCCCTCTCTTCACAGACTCACAAATCAATGTCACTGTGTATGGGAATGCTACAGTGGGCACCCCAATTGCAGCTGTCCAGGCTGTGGATAAAGACTTGGGGACCAATGCTCAAATTACTTATTCTTACAGTCAGAAAGTTCCACAAGCATCTAAGGATTTATTTCACCTGGATGAAAACACTGGAGTCATTAAACTTTTCAATAAGATTGGGGGAAGTGTTCTGCAGTCTCACAAGCTCACCATCCTTGCTAATGGACCAGGCTGCATCCCTGCTGTAATCACTGCTCTTGTGTCCGTTATCAAAGTTATTTTCAGACCCCCTGAGATTGTCCCTCGTTACATAGCAAACGAGATAGATGgtgttgtttatctgaaagaaCTGGAACCCGTGAACACTCCCATTGCGTTTTTCACCATAAGAGATCCAGAAGGTAAATACAAGGTTAACTGCTACCTGGATGGTGAAGGCCCGTTTAGGTTATCACCTTACAAACCATACAATAATGAATATTTACTAGAGACCACAAAACCTATGGACTATGAGCTACAGCAGTTCTATGAAGTAGCTGTGGTGGCTTGGAACTCTGAAGGATTTCATGTCAAAAGAGTAATTAAAGTGCAACTTTTAGATGACAATGATAATGCTCCAATTTTCCTTCAACCCTTAATAGAACTAACCATTGAAGAAAACAACTCACCCAATGCCTTTTTGACTAAGCTGTATGCTACAGATGCCGACAGTGGGGAAAGAGGCCAAGTTTCATATTTTCTGGGACCTGATGCTCCATCATATTTTTCCTTAGACAGTGTCACAGGAATTCTGACAGTTTCTACTCAGCTGGAccgagaagagaaagaaaggtacAGATACACCGTCAGAGCTGTTGACGGTGGGAAGCCACCCAGAGAATCAGTAGCCACTGTGGCCCTCACGGTGTTGGATAAAAATGACAACAGTCCTCGGTTTATCAACAAGGACTTCAGCTTTTTTGTGCCTGAAAACTTTCCAGGCTATGGTGAGATTGGAGTAATTAGTGTAACAGATGCTGATGCTGGGCGGAATGGCTGGGTCGCCCTCTCTGTGGTGAACCAGAGTGATATTTTTGTCATAGATACAGGAAAGGGTATGCTGAGGGCTAAAGTCTCTTTGGACCGAGAACAGCAAAGCTCCTATACTTTGTGGGTTGAGGCTGTTGATGGGGGTGAACCCGCCCTCTCCTCTACAGCCAAAATCACAATTCTCCTTCTAGATATCAATGACAACCCTCCTCTTGTTTTATTTCCTCAGTCTAATATGTCTTATCTGTTAGTACTGCCTTCTACTCTCCCAGGCTCCCCAGTTACAGAAGTCTATGCTGTCGACAAAGACACAGGCATGAATGCTGTCATAGCTTACAGCATCATAGGGAGAAGAGGCCCTAGGCCTGAGTCCTTCAGGATTGACCCCAAAACTGGCAACATTACTTTGGAAGAGGCATTGCTGCAGACAGATTATGGGCTCCATCGCTTACTGGTGAAAGTGAGTGATCATGGTTATCCTGAGCCTCTTCACTCCACGGTCATGGTGAACCTATTTGTCAATGACACTGTCAGTAATGAGAGTTACATTGAGAGTCTTTTAAGAAAAGAACCAGAGATTAATATAGAGGAGAAAGAACCACAAATCTCAATAGAACCGACTCATAGGAAGGTAGAATCTGTGTCCTGTATGCCCACCTTAGTAGCTCTGTCTGTAATAAGCTTGGGTTCCATCACACTGGTCACAGGGATGGGCATATACATCTGtttaaggaaagggaaaaagcaTCCCAGGGAAGATGAAAATTTGGAAGTACAGATTCCACTGAAAGGAAAAATTGACTTGCACATGCGAGAGAGAAAGCCAATGGATATTTCTAATATTTGA